The Candidatus Phaeomarinobacter ectocarpi genome includes a region encoding these proteins:
- a CDS encoding GNAT family N-acetyltransferase gives MSSIDATQWDACANPGGDVPYNPFLSHAFLKALEESGSATAQTGWKPYHVLVEDGHGKIAGCAPAYLKGHSQGEFVFDYGWADAWERAGGQYYPKLQVSVPFTPATGRRLLARPGRNMQQTEDQIAAALVEITNQLDLSSCHMTFLPEDQWNHLGDIGFLQRTDQQFHWEDDGYGDFDGFLGALASRKRKNLKKERARAVENDIEIEWVTGADITEDHWDAFYRFYMDTGSRKWGSPYLTRTCFSMLSEAVPDDLLLILAKRHGQYIAGAMNMIGSETLFGRYWGCTEHHDFLHFEVCYYQAIDFALSRGLKRVEAGAQGSHKLARGYVPKLTYSAHYIPNPSFRDAVDNYLTSERQHVAADADMLLDHAPFKKTDQNTPQD, from the coding sequence ATGAGCAGCATCGATGCTACTCAGTGGGACGCCTGCGCGAACCCGGGCGGCGATGTTCCGTACAATCCGTTTCTCTCACACGCATTCCTGAAGGCGCTTGAAGAGTCCGGTTCCGCCACAGCCCAGACCGGCTGGAAGCCGTATCACGTGCTGGTGGAAGACGGGCACGGCAAGATTGCTGGGTGCGCGCCTGCATACCTCAAAGGCCATTCACAGGGTGAGTTCGTATTTGATTACGGATGGGCCGATGCATGGGAACGCGCCGGCGGCCAATATTATCCCAAGCTCCAGGTATCCGTGCCCTTCACACCCGCCACCGGTCGTCGACTGCTGGCCCGTCCTGGCCGGAACATGCAGCAAACCGAAGATCAGATTGCTGCCGCCCTTGTTGAGATAACCAATCAGCTGGATCTGTCATCATGCCACATGACGTTCCTTCCCGAAGATCAGTGGAACCACCTGGGCGACATCGGATTCCTGCAACGCACTGATCAGCAATTCCACTGGGAAGACGACGGCTATGGAGATTTCGACGGGTTCCTCGGCGCGCTCGCGTCGCGCAAACGCAAAAACCTGAAAAAGGAACGCGCGCGAGCTGTCGAAAACGATATCGAAATTGAATGGGTCACCGGCGCAGACATTACCGAAGACCATTGGGACGCGTTCTACAGGTTCTATATGGACACAGGCAGTCGCAAATGGGGATCGCCCTATCTGACCCGCACCTGCTTCTCCATGCTTAGTGAAGCCGTGCCCGATGATCTGCTGCTCATTCTTGCCAAACGGCATGGCCAGTACATAGCTGGCGCCATGAACATGATCGGCTCAGAGACACTGTTCGGTCGGTACTGGGGATGCACCGAGCATCATGACTTCCTGCATTTTGAGGTCTGTTACTATCAGGCAATCGACTTTGCCCTGTCGCGGGGGCTGAAGCGTGTTGAGGCGGGTGCTCAGGGGTCTCACAAACTGGCCCGTGGCTACGTGCCAAAGCTCACCTATTCAGCCCACTACATTCCCAATCCCAGCTTCCGCGATGCCGTGGACAACTATCTTACAAGCGAACGGCAACACGTCGCGGCAGATGCTGACATGCTGCTGGATCACGCGCCCTTCAAAAAGACAGATCAAAACACTCCTCAGGACTAA
- a CDS encoding serine hydrolase, whose amino-acid sequence MSALVMGCFAAVLGLALIATTPAVAKPKYAALVLDKYSGRVLFARNADAARYPASLTKIMTLYIVFDELAQENIKLNTPWLVSKNAEGQAPSKLGLDAGDTITVEEAILALVTKSANDVAMVVAENIGGTQRKFAQIMTKRARELGMARTTFRNPHGLPDKRQVTTARDMATLAQRVMDDFPQYYAYFGTESFNFRGRIFNNHNNLLGDYEGTNGIKTGYTRASGFNLTASVIRDGKHLVGVVLGGKTPRARDDHMVDILDEAFGRVPRRGHMSIASAAPIPRMRPQQAEPGPVVATAPSQALASLQQPAAAPVAAAPSNNLPIDVAANMLADTAPIPTPAPRQTTSFTPPAPQLPEQRPVSVASAPAADAKVFEDVTAWLVSPAYARESAPGLTGTLGAGDYTPPTETNYAALSEPQPYTAAPVGAAWRIQIGAYADAAEAGRRIQAAMSRAPSVLKGKGPATVPVKTASRTLFRSRFTGFTGEDQARNACTTLIREGISCITVPPDDWYAPSAN is encoded by the coding sequence TTGAGCGCGCTGGTCATGGGTTGCTTTGCTGCCGTGCTGGGCCTTGCGCTCATTGCAACCACACCCGCAGTCGCCAAGCCAAAATACGCTGCTCTTGTACTCGACAAATATTCCGGCCGCGTGCTGTTCGCGCGCAATGCGGATGCGGCGCGCTACCCCGCCTCCCTCACCAAGATCATGACCCTGTACATCGTCTTTGATGAACTGGCTCAGGAAAACATCAAACTCAACACCCCGTGGCTGGTATCGAAGAACGCTGAAGGTCAGGCACCTTCCAAGCTGGGTCTCGATGCAGGCGATACGATTACCGTTGAAGAAGCGATCCTCGCGCTTGTCACCAAGTCTGCAAACGATGTGGCCATGGTTGTCGCGGAAAACATTGGCGGGACACAACGCAAGTTTGCTCAAATAATGACCAAACGCGCCCGTGAGCTCGGCATGGCCCGCACGACATTCCGTAACCCCCATGGGCTACCCGACAAGCGTCAGGTCACCACGGCGCGCGACATGGCAACGCTTGCTCAGCGCGTGATGGATGATTTCCCGCAGTACTACGCCTACTTCGGGACTGAGAGCTTCAATTTCCGCGGTCGGATTTTCAATAACCACAACAACCTGCTGGGTGACTACGAAGGCACAAATGGCATCAAGACCGGGTACACCCGCGCCTCAGGTTTCAACCTGACCGCATCTGTCATCCGTGATGGCAAGCACCTGGTGGGTGTCGTGCTTGGTGGCAAGACACCTCGGGCCCGTGATGACCACATGGTCGACATTCTGGATGAAGCCTTTGGCCGCGTTCCGCGCCGGGGCCACATGTCCATTGCGTCAGCAGCCCCCATTCCCCGCATGCGGCCACAACAAGCCGAACCTGGACCTGTGGTCGCAACGGCCCCATCACAGGCACTGGCAAGCCTGCAGCAACCCGCCGCTGCCCCCGTAGCTGCAGCACCATCGAACAATTTGCCCATAGACGTGGCGGCAAACATGCTGGCGGATACCGCCCCCATTCCAACACCTGCGCCGCGTCAAACAACCAGTTTCACACCACCCGCACCGCAGCTTCCTGAGCAGCGCCCGGTCTCGGTTGCGAGCGCCCCTGCAGCAGATGCCAAAGTATTTGAAGACGTCACCGCCTGGCTTGTGTCACCGGCCTATGCCCGCGAGAGCGCGCCAGGCCTGACAGGCACTCTGGGTGCTGGCGACTATACGCCGCCGACAGAGACCAACTATGCAGCTCTGTCTGAGCCTCAGCCCTATACGGCAGCGCCTGTAGGCGCGGCCTGGCGCATTCAGATCGGCGCCTACGCCGATGCCGCAGAAGCAGGGCGCCGCATTCAGGCAGCCATGTCACGGGCACCAAGTGTACTTAAAGGCAAAGGCCCGGCCACCGTGCCCGTCAAGACAGCGTCACGAACGCTGTTCAGATCCCGCTTCACCGGCTTTACCGGCGAAGATCAGGCGCGCAACGCCTGCACCACGCTCATCCGTGAAGGCATCAGTTGCATAACGGTTCCACCAGATGACTGGTACGCGCCTTCGGCCAACTAG
- a CDS encoding agmatine deiminase family protein codes for MTDPFANSPVAHGMFMPAEWEPHARCWMQWPRRGDLWGPYMPQAIVAYAHVARTISRFEPVTMIVHPEDVAEARFACGTSVEVVALETDDSWARDTGPTFVKDPARGVAGVHWQFNGWGAKYAHVERDAQVGGAVLSRLGMKNYQAPVVMEGGSFSVDGYGTLLTTEQCLLNVNRNPELQPREIAEMLAMYLGVRRVLWLGDGLEGDETDGHVDMVACFAGRGRVLLNTPKPGEPNHAAMQDNLQRLAEMKDAGGRELDVIAVPQPQQAQHDDGRMMPLSYINFYIANGAVIVPAFGDVADDEAANIIGAAFPGRECVQVPALDIARGGGVIHCITQQQPEGDPVQE; via the coding sequence ATGACTGACCCGTTTGCAAATTCACCTGTTGCCCATGGCATGTTCATGCCGGCGGAGTGGGAACCGCATGCGCGTTGCTGGATGCAATGGCCGCGCAGGGGTGACCTGTGGGGCCCCTACATGCCGCAGGCCATTGTGGCTTATGCCCATGTCGCGCGGACGATCTCCCGGTTTGAGCCGGTGACCATGATTGTGCATCCCGAAGATGTGGCAGAAGCGCGGTTTGCGTGTGGGACGAGTGTTGAGGTCGTTGCGCTGGAAACGGACGACAGCTGGGCACGAGACACCGGCCCGACCTTTGTCAAGGATCCGGCCCGAGGCGTGGCGGGCGTCCATTGGCAGTTCAATGGGTGGGGTGCCAAATACGCCCATGTTGAGCGAGACGCGCAAGTGGGTGGGGCAGTGTTGTCCCGGCTCGGCATGAAAAACTATCAGGCACCAGTTGTAATGGAGGGTGGCAGCTTCAGCGTCGATGGCTACGGCACATTGCTGACGACGGAACAGTGCCTGTTGAACGTCAACCGGAACCCGGAACTCCAACCACGTGAGATTGCCGAGATGCTGGCGATGTATCTGGGTGTGCGTCGCGTCCTGTGGCTTGGGGACGGCCTGGAAGGTGACGAAACGGATGGCCATGTGGACATGGTGGCCTGTTTCGCGGGGCGTGGACGGGTTCTTCTCAACACGCCCAAGCCCGGTGAGCCCAATCATGCCGCCATGCAGGATAATCTGCAGCGGCTTGCTGAGATGAAAGATGCCGGAGGTCGTGAGCTGGACGTGATCGCTGTGCCTCAACCGCAGCAGGCGCAGCATGACGACGGACGGATGATGCCACTGTCATACATCAACTTTTATATTGCCAACGGAGCCGTCATCGTTCCCGCCTTTGGTGATGTGGCGGATGATGAGGCAGCCAACATTATTGGTGCAGCCTTTCCCGGGCGTGAATGCGTTCAAGTGCCTGCGCTCGATATTGCGCGCGGCGGCGGCGTTATTCACTGCATCACACAGCAACAACCAGAAGGTGACCCAGTGCAAGAATAA
- a CDS encoding glycerophosphodiester phosphodiesterase family protein: MARDLSWLTSTPVAHRGLHGLEDGVVENLPKAFQAAIDGKYAIECDLQLSADGEAMVFHDATLDRLTEETGAVFKRTSAELKTIAFKASSDRMQTLGEFLDQVGGKVVPVIELKIKSGHEGPLEKRTAEVLSGYRDHAAVMSFNPRSMGWFAANAPDITRGQLSYGYSSGPALQMPPAQRFALRHMLYNVQSRPHFIGFDINALPQWSVALRRRLGLPVLTWTVRTDTHRDTAAAHADQIIFETFRP; the protein is encoded by the coding sequence ATGGCGCGCGATCTTTCCTGGCTTACATCAACTCCGGTCGCCCATCGCGGGCTGCATGGCCTTGAAGACGGTGTGGTCGAAAACCTGCCTAAGGCATTTCAAGCCGCGATCGACGGCAAGTACGCAATTGAATGCGACCTGCAGCTGTCGGCGGACGGCGAGGCAATGGTGTTTCACGATGCCACCCTCGACCGGTTGACCGAAGAAACCGGTGCGGTGTTCAAGCGCACATCGGCTGAACTGAAAACCATCGCGTTCAAAGCCTCATCCGACCGCATGCAGACCCTGGGTGAGTTTCTGGACCAGGTAGGCGGCAAGGTTGTGCCGGTTATCGAGCTGAAGATCAAATCAGGACATGAAGGCCCACTGGAAAAACGTACCGCCGAGGTTCTTTCGGGCTATCGCGACCATGCCGCAGTCATGTCATTCAACCCGCGCTCCATGGGATGGTTCGCTGCCAATGCGCCGGACATCACCCGGGGACAATTGTCCTACGGATACTCAAGCGGCCCGGCCCTGCAAATGCCGCCGGCCCAGAGATTTGCCCTGCGCCATATGCTCTACAATGTACAAAGCCGCCCGCACTTCATCGGCTTTGACATCAATGCGCTACCACAATGGTCCGTCGCCCTGAGACGGCGCCTGGGCCTGCCGGTCCTGACCTGGACTGTCCGCACGGACACCCATCGGGACACGGCAGCAGCTCATGCTGACCAGATCATATTTGAAACTTTCCGCCCGTGA
- a CDS encoding VOC family protein: protein MAHAPQNFTVWTEIPVTDVDRAIAFYNDVFGLDLTVDNSGPNPMAMFPTADGTGIAGHIYPGTPAKAGEGPTAHFTIPDKLEDAMARAAKAGGKVVSDPVTIPAGRFAYAIDPDGNSIGLFEAIG, encoded by the coding sequence ATGGCACACGCACCACAGAACTTTACGGTCTGGACTGAAATCCCGGTTACCGACGTCGACCGCGCGATCGCGTTTTACAACGACGTTTTTGGCCTTGATCTCACGGTTGACAATAGCGGTCCCAACCCGATGGCCATGTTCCCCACAGCTGATGGGACCGGTATTGCGGGACACATCTACCCCGGCACCCCCGCCAAAGCGGGTGAAGGCCCAACCGCTCACTTCACAATTCCTGACAAGCTGGAGGACGCGATGGCGCGCGCGGCTAAAGCAGGCGGCAAGGTCGTGAGCGACCCTGTCACAATTCCCGCCGGGCGGTTTGCCTACGCTATTGACCCGGATGGAAATTCCATCGGCCTATTTGAGGCAATCGGATAG
- the clpS gene encoding ATP-dependent Clp protease adapter ClpS: MNTTDHSIIRHVLLPEEPGAPDEPPGRGGTDTGVITKTQPKTKKPSLYKVLLLNDDYTPMEFVIHVLERVFHMGSEDATRVMLHVHQNGVGVCGVFTFEVAETKVTQVMDLAGQHQHPLQCTMEKE, encoded by the coding sequence ATGAACACGACTGACCACAGCATTATTCGCCACGTCCTGTTGCCAGAAGAGCCTGGTGCGCCTGATGAGCCACCGGGTCGCGGCGGCACGGATACGGGCGTCATCACCAAGACGCAGCCCAAGACCAAAAAGCCCTCGCTGTACAAAGTGCTGCTGCTCAATGACGACTACACCCCCATGGAATTTGTCATTCATGTTCTTGAGCGGGTGTTTCACATGGGCAGCGAAGATGCCACGCGCGTGATGCTGCATGTGCATCAAAACGGCGTCGGCGTCTGCGGTGTGTTCACCTTTGAAGTGGCGGAAACCAAGGTGACACAGGTGATGGACCTTGCCGGTCAGCACCAGCACCCCCTGCAATGCACGATGGAGAAAGAGTAA
- a CDS encoding HIT family protein, with the protein MSLTKPYDENNIFAKILRGEAPAHKVYEDEHTFAFMDIMPMAEGHTLVIPREPAVNMFDLSEAAAEAMIRTTRKVAHAVRTTFDPHGVICAQFSGAPAGQTVFHIHFHVIPRWEGVEMNLHARTMQEADILADHASRITGNLA; encoded by the coding sequence ATGAGCCTCACTAAGCCCTATGACGAGAACAACATTTTCGCCAAAATTCTGCGTGGCGAAGCACCGGCTCACAAGGTCTATGAGGATGAGCACACTTTCGCCTTCATGGACATCATGCCTATGGCCGAAGGTCACACGCTGGTGATCCCGCGCGAACCAGCAGTCAACATGTTTGATCTCAGCGAAGCCGCAGCAGAGGCAATGATCCGCACCACGCGCAAAGTGGCGCATGCCGTTCGCACCACCTTTGATCCACACGGCGTCATCTGCGCCCAGTTTTCAGGCGCACCGGCAGGCCAGACTGTGTTTCACATCCATTTCCACGTCATCCCCAGGTGGGAAGGCGTAGAAATGAACCTGCACGCCCGTACCATGCAGGAAGCTGACATCCTCGCAGATCATGCCAGTCGCATAACCGGCAATTTGGCGTAG
- a CDS encoding helix-turn-helix transcriptional regulator, with protein sequence MRRADRLFQIVQHLRGGRLTTARQLSERLEVSERTIYRDIVDLIGAGVPIDGEAGIGYLMREGFDLPPMMFSKEEIVALVAGARLIRAWGGTDMAKAAQEALVKIETVLPPSARDHGRQVQIHAFAPPQINDDYRKRLDDLERAVELRTRLSFDYEDAAGDATSRTVRPLGLWYWGRVWTLVGWCELRNDFRMFRLDRISAMKPDGKFTHEPGKTLTDFYRQMELEGRTRPT encoded by the coding sequence ATGCGCAGAGCTGACCGCCTTTTTCAGATCGTTCAACATCTCAGAGGTGGTCGGCTCACCACAGCCCGTCAATTGTCAGAACGGCTGGAAGTATCCGAGCGCACGATCTACCGCGACATCGTTGATCTCATTGGCGCCGGCGTCCCCATTGATGGCGAGGCAGGCATTGGCTACCTGATGCGTGAAGGTTTTGACCTTCCGCCCATGATGTTTTCCAAGGAGGAAATCGTGGCTCTCGTGGCCGGAGCACGGCTAATCAGGGCCTGGGGTGGCACCGACATGGCGAAGGCCGCGCAGGAAGCTCTGGTCAAGATCGAAACGGTACTGCCGCCCTCCGCCCGCGACCATGGCCGGCAGGTTCAGATCCACGCATTCGCACCCCCACAAATCAACGACGACTACCGCAAGCGCCTTGATGATCTCGAACGTGCTGTTGAGTTACGGACGCGACTGAGCTTCGACTATGAAGATGCTGCGGGTGACGCAACCAGCCGCACGGTGCGCCCCCTGGGTCTTTGGTACTGGGGACGCGTCTGGACACTGGTGGGGTGGTGTGAACTGCGCAATGACTTTCGAATGTTTCGCCTCGACAGGATCAGCGCCATGAAGCCCGATGGAAAGTTTACCCACGAGCCGGGCAAGACGCTGACCGATTTCTACCGTCAGATGGAACTCGAAGGCCGCACACGCCCCACCTGA
- a CDS encoding GGDEF domain-containing protein, whose translation MYHAFTPSDGVVPMPSMKSADDTESLISRVSKPALHMTRETRELIERALKYAAEAQRTITEQQSRIEQLETLSMTDELTGLLNRRGFKDAITRALGNARRHEEQGLLVVIDLDGFKPINDTLGHAAGDAMLQHVADFLKARVRNTDYLARTGGDEFAILMVNGDLAPARHRAVELKAELNRATAMISHQRIPVSASFGIAPYDSDASAEQIMHMADVAMYHDKRRRSPQPTQLRSFHAAE comes from the coding sequence ATGTATCACGCATTCACACCTTCGGACGGCGTCGTGCCCATGCCAAGCATGAAGTCGGCTGACGATACCGAGAGTCTCATCAGCCGCGTTAGCAAGCCGGCCTTGCACATGACCCGCGAAACACGCGAGCTTATTGAACGCGCATTGAAATATGCAGCCGAAGCCCAGCGCACCATCACCGAGCAGCAGTCACGTATCGAGCAACTGGAAACCCTGTCCATGACAGACGAGCTCACCGGTCTGCTCAATCGCCGGGGGTTCAAGGACGCAATCACGCGCGCCCTGGGCAACGCTCGCCGTCACGAGGAGCAGGGTTTGCTCGTCGTGATCGATCTGGATGGCTTCAAACCCATCAATGACACGCTGGGCCATGCAGCCGGCGACGCCATGCTGCAGCACGTCGCTGATTTTCTCAAAGCGCGTGTCCGCAATACGGACTATCTCGCCCGTACCGGTGGCGATGAATTTGCTATCCTCATGGTCAATGGCGATCTTGCCCCAGCCCGGCATCGTGCTGTCGAGCTGAAGGCAGAACTCAATCGTGCGACAGCCATGATCAGCCATCAGCGCATTCCCGTGAGTGCCAGTTTCGGGATTGCGCCTTATGACAGCGATGCCTCAGCCGAGCAGATCATGCATATGGCTGACGTGGCGATGTACCACGACAAACGCCGCCGCTCGCCGCAGCCAACACAATTGCGCAGCTTCCACGCAGCCGAGTAG
- a CDS encoding SMP-30/gluconolactonase/LRE family protein, with the protein MRFSHITAATTLAFSLLAMPAHAEPTLADGWTLEPLTGPSPFHGVHGLTVTPEGRLLAGSVVGATLYEIDRKTGAVTVAEAAPDGMADDVEQGPDGTLAWTAFLQGKVFARTPAGELLTLAEGLPGTNSLAWTDDGRLFMTQVFAGDALWELDPTGKEDPRLIMKDMGGLNGFDFGPDGHLYGPIWFKSQIARVNVDAGTLEVIADGFQTPAAVNFNSKNELYAVDTQAGEVIRVDVASGAKTIVAQVKPAIDNLAFAPDDTLYISNMADNAIIEVDVETGESTALVSGPLAVAADIAMGPDGRTLYVADVFAIRAIDTQTGDVTEIARVFAQEMDYPTSMAVAHNKFAVAGLTAGAVQLFDGPTGKSIDLMHGFTTPTEALPLEDGGILVTEYARGAIVRVNPDDHEDRITLADKLDGPAMMQQGPDSAIYFSETKGGRISRLTDSGGVETVVDDLANPEGFTFLANGGMAIVEAAKQQITMIMPEGDRVTIASGLPFGVIPEEGPEVFMPTGVAEDDKGNLYFSSEILAQVFKLSPSNL; encoded by the coding sequence ATGCGCTTTTCACATATTACGGCGGCAACAACGCTTGCCTTCAGCCTTCTTGCAATGCCTGCTCATGCGGAACCAACACTTGCAGATGGCTGGACGCTGGAGCCGCTTACCGGCCCCTCCCCCTTTCACGGTGTTCACGGCCTGACGGTCACCCCAGAAGGCAGGCTGCTGGCAGGATCGGTGGTGGGCGCGACCCTTTATGAAATCGACCGCAAGACCGGTGCTGTGACTGTGGCCGAAGCAGCCCCGGACGGCATGGCCGACGATGTGGAACAAGGCCCCGATGGGACACTTGCCTGGACAGCTTTCCTGCAGGGAAAAGTATTTGCCCGCACACCCGCAGGTGAGCTGCTGACACTTGCCGAAGGACTGCCGGGTACCAATTCACTCGCCTGGACGGATGACGGCCGCCTGTTCATGACACAGGTCTTTGCAGGCGACGCCCTGTGGGAACTGGACCCCACCGGCAAGGAAGACCCTCGCCTCATCATGAAAGACATGGGCGGCCTCAATGGATTCGACTTTGGCCCTGACGGACATCTCTACGGCCCAATCTGGTTCAAGAGCCAGATCGCTCGGGTCAACGTGGATGCGGGCACCCTTGAAGTTATTGCCGACGGCTTCCAGACACCAGCTGCTGTCAACTTCAACTCGAAGAACGAGCTTTATGCGGTCGACACGCAGGCCGGGGAAGTCATCCGTGTGGATGTGGCATCCGGCGCCAAGACAATTGTGGCGCAGGTCAAACCCGCCATCGACAATCTGGCATTCGCGCCTGATGACACGCTCTACATCTCCAACATGGCAGACAACGCGATTATTGAGGTGGACGTTGAAACCGGCGAAAGCACAGCACTGGTCTCAGGCCCGCTGGCAGTGGCAGCAGACATCGCCATGGGCCCGGACGGCAGGACGCTGTATGTCGCAGATGTATTTGCCATCCGCGCCATCGATACGCAGACAGGCGACGTGACGGAAATCGCCCGCGTCTTTGCTCAGGAAATGGATTACCCCACCAGCATGGCAGTGGCGCACAACAAGTTTGCCGTGGCGGGACTGACCGCCGGCGCCGTCCAACTGTTTGACGGCCCCACCGGCAAATCCATCGACCTCATGCACGGTTTCACAACACCCACAGAAGCCCTGCCCCTGGAAGATGGCGGCATCCTCGTAACGGAATATGCCCGCGGCGCCATTGTGCGCGTCAATCCAGACGACCATGAAGACCGCATCACACTGGCAGACAAACTCGACGGTCCGGCCATGATGCAACAGGGACCTGACAGCGCGATCTATTTTTCAGAAACCAAAGGCGGCCGCATCTCCCGGCTGACGGATAGCGGCGGCGTTGAAACCGTCGTTGATGATCTCGCCAATCCGGAAGGCTTCACCTTCCTGGCCAATGGCGGCATGGCGATTGTGGAGGCCGCCAAGCAGCAAATCACCATGATAATGCCGGAAGGTGACCGGGTGACGATCGCCTCCGGCCTCCCCTTCGGCGTCATTCCCGAAGAAGGCCCGGAAGTTTTCATGCCCACGGGTGTCGCTGAAGATGACAAAGGCAATCTCTACTTTTCCTCAGAGATCCTCGCGCAGGTTTTCAAACTCAGCCCGTCAAACCTCTAG
- a CDS encoding cell envelope integrity EipB family protein codes for MFKTPTDTAFAAALAGMFFLLPAQQAAAGNLAPHRAVYSMKMLASEGGSDIASVSGRLVLEWQGSSCDGFITTQRIVNRMGSKQGSDFVSDFRVTSWESGDGDEFTFSMTHFMNGTPVEEIEGSAERLDGGGQVTLSKPEKRDIPLPSSIVFPTEQIKALMASAEAGKKVHSAPVFDGSDTEHHFDTTTIIGKAGSGAPKADEAEPGKSLSSLGYWPVQVSYFDPNDVTGLPDYEVSFRFYENGVSTGLIMDYGDLTIGADLVALDMLPQPEC; via the coding sequence ATGTTCAAGACACCCACTGATACAGCCTTCGCCGCCGCACTGGCCGGAATGTTTTTTTTGCTGCCGGCCCAACAAGCGGCTGCCGGCAACCTTGCGCCGCACCGTGCTGTCTATTCGATGAAAATGTTAGCCAGTGAAGGGGGCTCGGATATTGCCTCTGTGAGCGGCCGGCTGGTGCTCGAATGGCAGGGCTCGTCGTGCGATGGGTTTATCACCACGCAGCGCATCGTGAACCGGATGGGGAGCAAGCAGGGTAGCGACTTTGTAAGCGACTTCCGTGTCACGTCCTGGGAGAGCGGAGATGGTGATGAGTTCACCTTCTCCATGACTCATTTCATGAACGGAACGCCGGTTGAAGAAATTGAAGGATCTGCAGAGCGGCTGGATGGTGGCGGGCAGGTAACGCTTTCGAAGCCTGAAAAACGTGACATCCCATTGCCGTCTTCGATTGTGTTTCCCACCGAGCAGATCAAGGCGCTGATGGCGTCTGCGGAAGCGGGCAAGAAAGTACATTCGGCACCTGTCTTTGATGGGTCGGACACGGAACATCATTTTGATACGACGACGATCATCGGCAAGGCGGGCTCCGGTGCCCCCAAGGCTGATGAGGCTGAGCCAGGCAAGAGCCTGTCCTCGCTTGGCTATTGGCCGGTTCAGGTCAGCTATTTTGATCCGAATGATGTCACCGGGTTGCCGGACTATGAGGTCTCATTTCGGTTCTATGAGAACGGTGTCTCCACAGGGCTGATCATGGACTATGGAGATCTGACGATCGGTGCTGATCTGGTGGCGCTGGATATGCTGCCGCAGCCTGAGTGTTGA
- a CDS encoding DUF1499 domain-containing protein produces the protein MARSKAIKTGTPALDFTKLKLKGSPNEYLVAPEDLCKNAVPHLPADVYDVSANDLRDAVMHVVSHQSRVELDGMDEAAMAFEFVHYSAVLNFKDMISIRVLPVGTKQATIAIYSRSKTGYYDFGVNKNRIEAWLEELEGEVIR, from the coding sequence ATGGCTAGATCAAAGGCAATCAAAACAGGCACTCCAGCGCTTGATTTCACAAAACTCAAGCTCAAGGGCTCGCCAAACGAATACCTGGTGGCGCCGGAAGACCTATGCAAAAACGCGGTCCCGCATTTGCCTGCAGACGTCTATGACGTCTCAGCGAATGATTTGCGCGACGCGGTCATGCATGTGGTGTCGCACCAGTCCCGAGTCGAACTGGATGGGATGGATGAGGCCGCCATGGCTTTTGAATTCGTCCACTATTCTGCGGTTTTGAACTTCAAGGACATGATTTCCATCCGGGTTTTGCCGGTTGGCACCAAACAGGCGACCATTGCGATCTACAGCCGCTCTAAAACGGGCTATTATGATTTTGGTGTGAACAAGAACCGGATAGAAGCCTGGCTGGAAGAGCTTGAGGGTGAAGTTATCCGCTAA
- a CDS encoding RidA family protein translates to MAGKIDNRLSELGIDLPDPAAPAANYVPFVVTGILVFISGQVPVDASGLPYRGKVGDDVSQDDAVKAARLCGINILAALRQACDGDLDRVTRCVKLGGFVNGTPDFDQHPAVINGCSDLMVDVFGDAGKHARFALGASNLPFNVAVEIDAVFEIS, encoded by the coding sequence ATGGCTGGAAAGATTGACAACAGGCTGAGCGAACTTGGAATCGACCTGCCGGATCCAGCTGCGCCTGCCGCCAACTACGTACCATTCGTGGTGACGGGAATTCTCGTCTTCATTTCCGGTCAGGTGCCCGTGGACGCCTCCGGTCTCCCCTACCGTGGCAAGGTCGGTGATGATGTAAGTCAGGACGACGCCGTCAAGGCTGCGCGCTTGTGCGGCATCAATATTCTCGCCGCCCTGCGGCAGGCATGTGACGGCGATCTTGATCGCGTCACGCGTTGCGTGAAACTTGGCGGCTTCGTGAACGGAACGCCTGATTTTGATCAGCACCCGGCCGTCATCAACGGCTGCTCTGATTTGATGGTCGATGTGTTTGGCGACGCCGGGAAACATGCACGGTTTGCCCTGGGGGCAAGCAACCTCCCCTTCAATGTCGCCGTTGAAATCGATGCTGTGTTCGAGATCAGCTGA